A single Triticum dicoccoides isolate Atlit2015 ecotype Zavitan chromosome 2A, WEW_v2.0, whole genome shotgun sequence DNA region contains:
- the LOC119359274 gene encoding uncharacterized protein LOC119359274 isoform X2, which produces MSSGSHGSSTSSRFRSGGTSPIPYRVHPMDYEPSVNCYCGRKAPLLTSRTDANPGRRYLCCSRATGCGFWRWFDPRASPYLRQLLLDLRSKIVRMEGENALLHMSLEQALCKARRRQSFSSRLVAFLLMVILFFICVSAWSRLGLVYRLLDLCICDVDGHKLCRS; this is translated from the exons ATGTCATCCGGTAGCCATGGCAGCTCTACCTCTTCTCGTTTCCGGAGCGGAGGTACCTCTCCCATCCCGTACCGCGTGCACCCCATGGACTACGAGCCTTCCGTTAACTGCTACTGCGGCCGAAAGGCACCGCTCCTGACCTCTAGGACCGACGCCAATCCCGGCCGGAGGTACCTGTGCTGTTCACGGGCGACG GGATGCGGGTTCTGGCGCTGGTTTGACCCGAGGGCTAGCCCCTACCTTAGACAGCTACTCCTCGATCTGCGAAGCAAGATCGTTCGCATGGAGGGCGAGAACGCACTACTGCACATGTCTCTGGAGCAAGCCCTGTGCAAAGCAAGGCGCCGACAGAGCTTCAGCTCGCGGCTCGTTGCGTTTCTACTGATGGTAATTCTGTTCTTCATCTGCGTCTCGGCTTGGTCTCGGCTTGGTCTGGTGTACCGTCTGCTTGATCTTTGCATCTGTGATGTCGATGGTCATAAGTTATGTAGGTCCTAA
- the LOC119359274 gene encoding uncharacterized protein LOC119359274 isoform X1, with the protein MSSGSHGSSTSSRFRSGGTSPIPYRVHPMDYEPSVNCYCGRKAPLLTSRTDANPGRRYLCCSRATQGCGFWRWFDPRASPYLRQLLLDLRSKIVRMEGENALLHMSLEQALCKARRRQSFSSRLVAFLLMVILFFICVSAWSRLGLVYRLLDLCICDVDGHKLCRS; encoded by the exons ATGTCATCCGGTAGCCATGGCAGCTCTACCTCTTCTCGTTTCCGGAGCGGAGGTACCTCTCCCATCCCGTACCGCGTGCACCCCATGGACTACGAGCCTTCCGTTAACTGCTACTGCGGCCGAAAGGCACCGCTCCTGACCTCTAGGACCGACGCCAATCCCGGCCGGAGGTACCTGTGCTGTTCACGGGCGACG CAGGGATGCGGGTTCTGGCGCTGGTTTGACCCGAGGGCTAGCCCCTACCTTAGACAGCTACTCCTCGATCTGCGAAGCAAGATCGTTCGCATGGAGGGCGAGAACGCACTACTGCACATGTCTCTGGAGCAAGCCCTGTGCAAAGCAAGGCGCCGACAGAGCTTCAGCTCGCGGCTCGTTGCGTTTCTACTGATGGTAATTCTGTTCTTCATCTGCGTCTCGGCTTGGTCTCGGCTTGGTCTGGTGTACCGTCTGCTTGATCTTTGCATCTGTGATGTCGATGGTCATAAGTTATGTAGGTCCTAA